One Rissa tridactyla isolate bRisTri1 chromosome 1, bRisTri1.patW.cur.20221130, whole genome shotgun sequence DNA segment encodes these proteins:
- the LOC128906787 gene encoding uncharacterized protein LOC128906787 yields MASEGEPGRRRRCCTHDAPDVPKATEPRGDSDGPRRGSLCDRHCAAINNVQGDLSDLGPHLHRPRVLPAMSPPSCCQQHSEEVCESCVVKTTLTAENVVEANKLSNNYKFGFKKWKSHVTARPWEDRSEIVKELYSDLNVIRGSGGSTVTCGNVLYLLLFGWWLSFIYVLMAAMMFITIVGAPYGRLCWDLAGYFLWPFGKVIQKVEVPKSHRALGAREAGAETSGAGESSALLGGPVPHRWRPWCWADGRHWQRAGAVVWLCLGYPMLVLAHGLVCVIAWLLVVLIPVAKLNARTITRVLLLPPEQVVVRRLRMTEVPLEGEVILCCYRAVNPYYYKYAVDGINVFAVNLLPLVLVTLVLGYVDSHNRLTSSPVKFTLALLSIMPLSYYIGMAIASISAQSNFAVGAVVNATFGSITELTFYITALIKGSREGNRCYAEIVKSALTGTLVGCVLFVPGLCMVIGGIRHQEQRFNSRSAGVSSALLFLSVGGVFAPTLFSKVYGKLVCGECHNVTQNPLGHYLCHNCHFDLMENNGTLYYSHVQPLVYTVSLLLPAAYLIGLFFTLKTHTHIYDIHISGCHMPGHHHSAVVHWSRWRALVILLLSTLCMSACADLATEHISPILTNSTISQYFIGVTVLAMVPELPEIVNGIQFALQNNLSLSIEIGNCIAVQVCMLQIPILVLFTIFYPTNFTLVFSDLHVYASMFSVVLMNYIFMDGKCDYFQGTVLVMVYFILLAVYFFAPSPSGC; encoded by the exons ATGGCCAGCGAGGGTGAGCCCGGGCGGCGCCGCCGCTGCTGCACGCACGATGCGCCgg atgtccccaaggccaccgAGCCTCGGGGTGACAGTGATGGCCCCCGCCGGGGTTCCCTCTGCGACCGGCACTGCGCCGCCATCAACAATGTGCAGGGGGACTTGAGTGACCTGGGCCCCCACCTGCACCGTCCCCGTGTCCTCCCAG CCATGTCCCCCCcgtcctgctgccagcagcactcGGAGGAGGTCTGTGAGAGCTGCGTGGTGAAAACCACCCTGACGGCCGAAAATGTCGTGGAAGCCAACAAGCTCTCCAACAACTACAAG TTTGGGTTCAAGAAGTGGAAGAGCCATGTGACGGCGCGGCCCTGGGAGGACCGATCGGAGATcgtcaaggagctctactctgaCCTCAATGTCATCCGGGGTTCTGGAG GGTCCACAGTGACATGTGGGAACGTCCTCTACCTGCTGCTCTTTGGCTGGTGGCTCTCGTTCATCTACGTCCTCATGGCTGCCATGATGTTCATCACTATTGTGGGGGCTCCTTATG GGCGGCTCTGCTGGGACCTGGCTGGGTATTTCCTCTGGCCCTTTGGCAAAGTGATCCAGAAGGTGGAG GTCCCCAAATCCCACCGGGCGCTGGGCGCGCGCGAGGCCGGCGCAGAGACGAGTGGCGCGGGGGAGAGCTCAGCCCTGCTCGGTGGTCCTGTGCCACACCGCTGGCGCCCATGGTGCTGGGCAGACGGCAGACACTGG CAGCGTGCTGGGGCCGTGGTGTGGCTCTGCCTGGGCTACCCGATGCTGGTGCTGGCCCATGGACTAGTGTGTGTCATAGCATGGCTCCTCGTCGTCCTCATCCCCGTGGCCAAGCTGAATGCCCGCACCATCACCCGTGTCCTGCTGCTACCCCCGGAGCAGGTGGTCGTCCGGCGCCTGAGGATG ACGGAGGTGCCACTGGAGGGGGAGGTGATCCTCTGCTGCTACCGTGCCGTCAACCCCTACTACTACAAATATGCCGTGGACGGCATCAATGTCTTCGCCGTCA ACCTGCTGCCGTTGGTGCTGGTGACACTGGTGCTGGGCTACGTGGACAGCCACAACCGCCTGACCAGCTCCCCCGTCAAGTTCACGTTGGCCCTGCTCTCCATCATGCCTCTCTCCTACTACATCGGGATGGCCATCGCCAG catctcGGCCCAGAGCAACTTTGCGGTGGGAGCTGTGGTGAATGCCACGTTCGGCTCCATCACGGAGCTCACCTTCTACATCACGGCCCTCATCAAGGGCTCGCGGGAGGGCAACCGCTGCTATGCCGAGATCGTCAAGTCAGCGTTGACGGGGACGCTGGTGGGCTGTGTCCTCTTTGTCCCG GGTCTGTGCATGGTGATTGGGGGCATCCGGCACCAGGAGCAACGGTTCAACAGCCGCTCGGCGGGTGTCAGCTCGGCCCTACTCTTCCTCTCTGTGGGAG gtGTCTTTGCCCCAACGCTCTTCTCCAAGGTGTACGGGAAGCTGGTCTGTGGCGAGTGCCACAACGTCACACAGAACCCGCTGGGCCACTACCTCTGCCACAACTGTCACTTTGACTTG ATGGAGAACAACGGCACCCTCTACTACAGTCACGTCCA ACCCCTGGTGTACACCGtgtccctcctgctccctgctgcctaCCTCATCGGCCTCTTCTTCACCCTGAAAACGCACACGCACATCTATGACATCCACATCAGCGGCTGTCACA TGCCTGGCCACCACCACAGCGCTGTGGTCCACTGGTCTCGCTGGCGGGCCCTGGTCATCCTCCTGCTCTCCACCCTCTGCATGTCAGCCTGTGCTGACCTGGCCACGGAGCACATCAGCCCCATCCTCACCAACTCCACCATCTCCCAG TACTTCATCGGCGTCACTGTGCTGGCGATGGTGCCTGAGCTGCCGGAGATCGTCAATGGCATCCAGTTTGCCCTGCAGAACAACCTGAGCTTGAG CATCGAGATTGGGAACTGCATCGCCGTCCAGGTCTGCATGCTCCAGATCCCCATCCTGGTGCTCTTCACCATCTTCTAC CCAACCAACTTCACGCTTGTCTTCAGTGACCTCCATGTCTATGCCAGCATGTTCAGCGTGGTGCTTATGAACTACATCTTCATGGATGGCAAATGTGACTACTTCCAAG GCACGGTGCTGGTGATGGTCTACTTCATCCTCCTGGCTGTGTATTTCTTCGCCCCATCGCCCAGTGGTTGCTGA